The Acropora muricata isolate sample 2 chromosome 5, ASM3666990v1, whole genome shotgun sequence genome includes a window with the following:
- the LOC136916863 gene encoding neuropeptide SIFamide receptor-like, translating into MNTEEKAILMPFYFISLLVALIGNVLIILVFYKYKPIRKSVNYFVLNMAISDLFTPLTIMPFIIASTLSNGVGFLNQLPLQLAGVVCKLCYFLADFSLDVSIFSLLMISLDRLIAVVFPLHIKVRVICILMSLVVAISVHGLYFRLISFQGGCHLDWDEQSRNDYLVAIFIAVFFIPTCLLTIIYSAIAVTLKRRQRQRKDMSKSKRSRDHSSNRRIIRLSVAILPGFIISVGPFVICHFISIILKEKAPPGFEEYPALEFIVNRLFFHSWGAFNPCMCFGFSENYRTGFKYVVLSGSRSGSLSLSANKKLTSSRKRTRSSNSDHPNTKAVKGNGNEWFKLAREEKYRSQEQEKGNGKQEQIV; encoded by the coding sequence ATGAACACGGAAGAGAAAGCAATTTTAATGCCTTTCTATTTCATCAGCCTCCTTGTCGCTCTCATTGGAAATGTTCTAATCATCCTGGTGTTTTACAAGTACAAGCCAATTCGAAAATCCGTCAATTACTTCGTACTCAACATGGCCATTTCCGATCTCTTCACTCCTTTGACAATCATGCCGTTTATCATTGCAAGCACTCTATCAAATGGTGTCGGCTTTCTAAATCAGCTGCCCTTGCAGCTTGCAGGGGTCGTTTGTAAGCTTTGCTATTTTCTCGCTGATTTTTCTCTCGATGTGTCCATCTTCAGTCTTCTGATGATTTCATTGGATAGATTGATTGCTGTTGTTTTCCCCTTGCACATAAAGGTGCGTGTTATTTGCATCCTCATGTCATTGGTTGTGGCCATTTCTGTCCATGGTCTTTATTTTCGCTTAATCTCTTTTCAAGGTGGTTGCCATTTAGATTGGGATGAGCAAAGCCGCAATGACTATCTCGTTGCCATATTCATTGCTGTGTTCTTTATACCAACATGTTTGTTGACCATTATATACAGTGCCATAGCTGTTACCCTAAAGCGAAGGCAACGTCAAAGAAAAGATATGTCAAAATCTAAGAGATCTCGTGACCACAGCAGTAACAGACGGATAATCAGATTGTCAGTGGCCATACTACCTGGTTTTATCATCTCTGTTGGTCCTTTTGTCATTTGCCATTTCATCtcaattattttgaaagaaaaggcTCCTCCTGGATTTGAAGAGTATCCTGCACTTGAATTCATTGTAAACAGACTCTTCTTTCATTCCTGGGGCGCCTTCAATCCTTGCATGTGCTTTGGTTTCAGCGAAAACTACCGAACAGGGTTCAAGTACGTGGTCTTGAGTGGATCCAGATCTGGAAGCCTCAGCCtttctgcaaacaaaaaactgaCCTCATCCAGGAAACGAACCAGAAGTTCAAACTCCGATCATCCCAATACAAAAGCCGTTAAAGGAAATGGAAACGAATGGTTTAAGCTTGCAAGGGAGGAAAAATATCGTAGCCAAGAGCAAGAGAAAGGTAATGGCAAGCAAGAACAGATAGTTTAG